The genomic window TCAGGCATTGGCTCCTTAACCTCTGCCACCTCAACCTGAACCACCTGCTCCTCCACAGCAGTGGATACTCTACTAGTCTGGCGGTGAGGTGCGCGGAACCCCCTCACCACCTGCTACTCTGCCATCCGTTTTTCGATTAGAACTGTATTTGTATCCTGCACGTAACTCTGAGGTCTGCTCTATCTATGACACGTCCCGCAACAGAACTGTCATTGCCTCTGATCCTCActgcaaaatttaaaaatataaggaaaatagtttttttaataaaatagaaatatcggaaatttcaaaatttccggtatgaTAATTAGTAAAcgaaaataccggaaatttttcCGGTAGCAAAtaccataaattttaaaatttctggtagaaaataccggaaattttacaaaaaataatCGGAAAATTAACTTGTTTTCGCCAAATTTCCGGTATGCACGCAAAATTTCCAATATCGTCCAAAAAACTAAAAGGTCCGGttcctcacataaatttgataaaatgtataaataaaaaatagttggACATTTTGGTCTTCTTATAAATTTGGGGAGTGTCATGTTTAATTTGGAGGCTGGCATGTTAATTCCTCCCAGTTTCGATTTCCATTTTTTTCCTTCTGCTATAAATGTTAACCGGACCACCGTGACTTCCAAACACATTTACAAAATAAATAACTTGATAGATTTTGAATGGatctaaaatataatatttttttagtgtttAATTATGCTATCATATGTATCGAACATTCTATATCTATAGAAAGTACTATTTTTTTAGTTTCCGCACTGCTATTTTAAAGAAACACAAAAAATCTAAAGTTACATTAGATATAATGTTTTAAGATAAAAGTGAAATTGATAGAGTAAATAAATAGTATAATTGTGTTAAAAACCAAGTTACATTGTTTTTTGAACAAATTAAATAAACTTTAAAATTCTAATTGGAAATTATATTTACATAGCTACCAAAAGGAAATTTTGAAGGGAAAAAAAAACAGGTCTAGATAGATAGATCCCTTTAGAAGTGTTAAAATAGGAAAATCACGAGTTCATTGAGCAAGTTGAGAGGTGGATTAAAGTAGACCTAACCTATTTAAATAAGATAGCTATCAATCCATTACATTCTTTGAATATTGATCGTTGAGAATGCATACTTAAAAGAACTATGCCAGATAGATGGGAATGATAATGGTAATGCTGCAAAAAGTATTGTAATAACAGGATGAAAGAAAAAACTCATTTGGCAGAAGGGAATGGAATCTAAATTAACTACTCAGAGCCACATCTCAAATGAGTGAAGGTATACTAAACCGGTGTAGAAGAAAAATTTGTAAATGCATTCACTTATGAAATTTACATAACAGCTACTTTCAGCAAGAGAGAGTAATCTACTAAGAATTTACATTTCTCACCTTACAATCCCTGCACAAGGTAGACAGACATGAGGGAAAAAGTGGAGAGTGAaatcaaattgaaaaaaaaaaggtgaaattAAAATATCACAATCAAATCCCTATCCTGTCCTACTATGCCAATCCCAGCTTCCCTCAATGCTTAATATTAGATGGAAGCCAAATGTAAGCGTTCTAACTTCAACTCCAgccaaaacaaccaaaacatatCAGCCATTTACAAGCTCTAACATCAATGAGCCAGGTCCATACTCCCAATACCAATGGTTGACTTGTCAATCGTGCGCACATTGTACTGTTCATATACTCTTACTCGATTTTCAGCCCACCAATGTTCTGCTTGTTTCTCACTAAACCGTTTGCGACTGCATCAAACCAATGCAAAGGTTTTCCAGGTTATATCACAGTTAACATATGGAATACaacatatttatttgaatttagtaAGGGTTTTGCTTTCCCATCAGATATCAAATTAGAGATTAAGCAATAAAGCATTTCGTACCTGAACCGAACCCTCTTGAGATCTATTGCACCGCTTGCTAAGGAAGTCAGAGTAATATATACACCAGGCTCATCTTGCTCAACCCACTCGCTCTCATTACGGGACTCATTCTCCTTTGGTTTGCTCCCATTTCTGCTAGCTGCATCTGATTGACTATGTTTACAGTGACCAGCAGAACGGTCGGTGACAGTGCTTGATCCATTTGAAGATAACTGGCTATATGATCCAGTTACGTCTGATTCTGGGCTTGTTGCTTGAATATTTAATCTATCGATGGAAGCAATGTTCAAGTCATTGGAACCAGGAGTGGAGTTAGAGGGTGATCTGACATTCCTAGCTGCTCCTATGGGCAGCCTTTCAGCCATGTCCTTCAGCTACTCGGTGCAAGAAACAAGGAAATGTATGATCAAAAATGTATAAGACATAATCTTAAGGAATATATAAACAATCTGCtggcttaatttttttttttttgatatagaCCCCAACTGTAACTGCTCATGCTTTTATAACTagttgtgattcagttattattCTTTCCAGTCCTAGACTTATTATTATAGTAAATTTATTAGATTATTATATTTGAATATATAAATGCCAAACCAATGAATAGGCTTCAGATTTGTTAAGTTTTCCATAAGatgaaaattaattaagaaattttTACAAATGATACTATGGCACTAGCCACTCGTGGTATTATGCTAGGTCTCACAATCACATTTATTTAATTTCATCTGAAAACTTTCACTTATCAGGGAAGCTTTTCTACTAGTTGATTTAGACAAAGTTCAACCCATCAACTTAAGAAAACTCAAATGCTTGGATAAGACTTCTCTAGGAGATATTAGTTGGTATTAGAAATTTTGTCTTCACTGCGATCCGCCCCTAGCTGCCTAATTGCGGCAGTTGAATTGCCTTTGTTGCAGCCTCCAACATCTTCATTTTGTTGGTGTGAAGGGATAGATGTAGTCACACATGATTGCTTAGAGATATAACATGTCGTGTTTATAAAATTTCGGCAgtcctcaccttacaagccggttttgtaaaaATGAATTAAGCTCAACCTAACTTGTAAAATGGTATCAGAACCTATTTAAGATTCTTGAACCACTTGCTATCAGGTTTCCACTATCGAATCACTCATCAATTATATCCATTTACCAAGCTCCATAGTAGGTGTGTTATGAACCCCCACATTGAATGTGATACGATATGGACAaatgtttataagtgggggcaattctAACCTTACAAGCCGGTTTCGTAAGGCTGAGTTAGCCTCAACCCATAATTCTAAGATTCGTTGGAGCCTAAGCTATTAGGCTTCCGCTATCAAGCCCAACATGTATGAATCCCACCAAACTAAATAGTAAGTGTGTTAAGAGCTTCACATTGAATGTGATATGGCATGGACATAGGTTAATAAGTTGAGACAATTCTCACCGTGTAAGACAATTTATGTGATATGGCATGGACATAGATTAATAAGTTGTGACAATTCTCACCATATAAGCCAATTTtgtaaggttatgctcaacacACAATTCTAAGCAGAGTTGTAGCAGCCTGCAGCTCCGCGATAGCAAAGGCTGTCCGTGGTGGGAAGGCATGTGGCGGTGCAAAATAGGGCCGCGGCCGCTCCTATGGTTTTCACAGGTCGCTGACCTGGAGCAGATTCTGGACAGCTTTATAGTTTTTCATTTGAAAAGTCAAAATTACCCCGTTAATGTTAAACATTTAAGGGTAGTTTGagctttttcctttctttttgagtGGTAAAATGTTTTAACTTAGCTGTGGCTCTCCATCTTCCATATGATGCGTCATTTTATTCAAGGTTTCAAACATGATTCTTCTGCAGTCATTCATACTCCAACCTTCACCATCCCTTTCctatcatctttctttttcttctttctccctttgttttttttctcttttttatttactttttcccTCATTTCTTTTCCCTCTTTCTTTCCCCTGTTTTTTTAGTTCATTTCCTTCATTCTTCTTTTTTACTCTTTCTTGTCACTAGTTAATTTTATTCCTATTTCTTATTCTGTTTTATATCTCATAATCATCATCTATAACTGTTTGCTCATATAAATGCTTTGATTAAGGTTTTTTTATGTTCATTGAATGTTTTGGTTAAGacttgaagatttttgaatttttttttagtaaGGATTGTGTTTTGATATAACAATGTTGTATGGATtgagttatttttttaattttccagTAAATGTATGTTTATGCTAATAATATTATTCAAGTTAATTTGTATGTTGAACCATATTAGATTTCCACTATCAAGCCAACCACCATCTATATTCATGCATTAAATCCCAATAATGTTTGACGAAAGGAGGTGGTGTGTATTGTATAAACCAAGTTTAATAAATAGATTTGGACCACCAACCGTTCATATTCCTACAAAAAGCCTAATAATGTTGAATGTAAAGTGGTGTATTGAGAAAAACTCAAATCCCACTTAGACTAAAGATAGAATCTGAAAAGAGTGTTAAGTCTAACTCAAATTTTAAGAGTTGGCTTATTTAAATGGAAACATTTTTACCAACCTACTACTAGCGTTGCACGTCACATAATGCTTTATGAGTTGAAAGCTTTTGGCTGTGtaacaagatccagtttgtttgAAGGATTGGAATTTGTACCTGAGAAGTAAGCGACTTGATCACTTCCTTTGCTGCTTTGCATTTGGCAGTTTCTTCGCTGGCAATTGCTATTGCTTCTTTTAACTGTTTAGTTGTTTTTTCCAACTCATCTTCTTGAAGCTGGGATTTCCGAGTCAAGTTTTCCACCTAAAAGAGGCCAAATATTCATTGAGCTAGCTCAGTACAAATAGATTTTTTTACAAATACATAATAAACAACGACAATCAGGTTCTGTCTCACCAGGTGCATTTGAATACATTGATCAAACAACATAATATACTATAAATAGATAATCTAATAAGTACAGCATGTAAGGGTTTAGAGGGAAAAAAGGAAAGGCGGAAGAAATAAATAATTCCCAGCCAATTCAATTGATTTTAACATAAATATCGTATCTTGATTAGAAAATACAGGGAGAATAAGAAAGAATCATATTTCTGGATGTCAGATGTCCAACtgtttttatgaagaaaaaaattgacaAGTAATCCCAAAAAGCTCTTTGAAACTTATTAATGGTTGTTGAGTTTGAATTAGGGGTGTCTAAATCAAATGAATAAACACAATAAATACTGATTAATATTATTTGATAAttttagttataataataaagtCAAATCTTAATAACAAACATGaattttattctttgattctaacATTGTCCCTCAAGCTAAAGTTTAAAAAACTTGGAGCTTGTTACAAAATTTAttaattgttgttgattttgtgtcCAAATCAAATTACACTCACTTCTAATTATAATAgcatataaaataaatacaataaatgCTAGTTGATTTAACTTATTAATTACAAttctaataataaatttaaatcttAATAATAAATATGAATGCTATTCTTTGATTCTAAAAGTGTTGCTCAAGTTAAATCTCACAAAATTTTAAGAT from Vicia villosa cultivar HV-30 ecotype Madison, WI unplaced genomic scaffold, Vvil1.0 ctg.000141F_1_1_1, whole genome shotgun sequence includes these protein-coding regions:
- the LOC131624592 gene encoding protein Brevis radix-like 4, whose amino-acid sequence is MAERLPIGAARNVRSPSNSTPGSNDLNIASIDRLNIQATSPESDVTGSYSQLSSNGSSTVTDRSAGHCKHSQSDAASRNGSKPKENESRNESEWVEQDEPGVYITLTSLASGAIDLKRVRFSRKRFSEKQAEHWWAENRVRVYEQYNVRTIDKSTIGIGSMDLAH